In a genomic window of Magnolia sinica isolate HGM2019 chromosome 14, MsV1, whole genome shotgun sequence:
- the LOC131225959 gene encoding replication protein A 14 kDa subunit-like — protein sequence MDTSSPAVFVNGELLKLYVGRRVRALVQVMRNEGGAMMGQSTDGHQLTIRGSQPLPKSHFVEVIGIADNSQSIRAEICTDFGETCDITAYNRVCQLANGEFKSLFL from the exons ATGGATACGTCAAGCCCAGCTGTCTTTGTCAATGGAGAGCTGTTAAAGCTGTATGTAGGACGGCGAGTTCGGGCACTAGTGCAGGTTATGCGAAATGAAGGTGGAGCCATGATGGGGCAATCGACAGATGGCCATCAATTAACTATAAGAGGCTCTCAGCCATTGCCTAAGTCACATTTTGTAGAGGTGATTGGTATTGCTGATAACAGTCAATCTATCCGCGCCGAAATATGCACAGACTTTGGTGAAACATGTG ACATCACTGCCTACAATCGGGTCTGCCAATTGGCGAATGGTGAGTTCAAGAGCTTGTTCCTTTAG